From one Lycium ferocissimum isolate CSIRO_LF1 chromosome 5, AGI_CSIRO_Lferr_CH_V1, whole genome shotgun sequence genomic stretch:
- the LOC132056313 gene encoding peroxidase 5-like has product MSGRMLMSALILLVLCECMMLEARLQVGFYENSCSMAEFIVKQEVTKAFFKDKGVAAGLARMHFHDCFVRGCDGSVLIESTPSNKAEKDSPVNNPSLRGFEVIDSAKARLESVCQGVVSCADIIAFAARDSVEITRGFGYDVPAGRRDGRISLASETRSLPSPAFNVDQLTQNFKNKGFTQEEMVTLSGAHTIGRSHCVSFSTRLYNFSSTRSQDPSLDPAYAAQLKRQCPQGSTDASSVVPMNPASPAVTDVGYYRDILANRGLFASDQTLLTNPKTATEVARNVRSPFLWSKKFANAMVKMGQIGVLTGNAGEIRANCRFINS; this is encoded by the exons atgagtggaagaatGTTAATGAGTGCATTAATATTGTTGGTTCTATGTGAGTGCATGATGTTAGAAGCACGGCTTCAAGTGGGATTTTATGAAAATTCTTGTAGTATGGCTGAATTCATAGTCAAACAAGAGGTTACAAAGGCCTTCTTTAAAGATAAGGGAGTGGCTGCTGGCCTTGCTCGCATGCATTTCCATGATTGCTTCGTTAGA GGGTGTGATGGATCGGTGTTGATCGAATCGACTCCATCAAACAAAGCAGAAAAGGACTCACCAGTAAATAATCCGAGCCTTCGAGGTTTTGAAGTCATTGACAGTGCAAAGGCGAGGTTGGAATCTGTTTGTCAAGGAGTTGTTTCGTGTGCTGATATAATCGCATTTGCAGCTAGGGATAGCGTAGAGATA ACTAGAGGATTTGGCTATGACGTTCCAGCTGGTAGAAGAGATGGCAGAATCTCATTAGCTTCTGAGACAAGAAGTTTGCCGTCTCCTGCATTCAACGTTGACCAGCTCACCCAAAACTTCAAAAATAAGGGATTCACTCAAGAAGAAATGGTTACTCTCTCTG GAGCACACACCATTGGTCGATCTCATTGTGTGTCCTTCAGCACCAGACTATACAACTTCAGCTCAACAAGAAGCCAGGATCCTAGTCTTGATCCTGCCTATGCTGCCCAGTTGAAGCGGCAATGTCCACAAGGCAGCACGGATGCAAGTTCGGTGGTGCCGATGAACCCTGCAAGCCCAGCTGTCACTGATGTAGGTTACTACAGGGATATTCTGGCCAACAGGGGCTTGTTTGCCTCCGATCAAACTCTCCTCACAAATCCAAAAACAGCTACCGAAGTAGCGCGAAATGTTAGGAGTCCATTCCTCTGGAGTAAAAAATTTGCTAATGCAATGGTGAAGATGGGTCAAATTGGTGTCTTGACAGGCAATGCTGGTGAAATCCGAGCCAACTGTAGATTCATTAATAGCTAA
- the LOC132056314 gene encoding peroxidase 5-like, translating into MLIRALILLVLCECMMLEAQLQVGFYENSCSKAEFIVKQEVTKAFFEDRGVAASLVRMHFHDCFVRGCDGSVLIESTPSNTAEKDSPVNNPSLRGFEVIDSAKARLESVCPGVVSCADIVTFAARDSVELTRGFGYEVPAGRRDGRISLASETRSLPSPAFNVDQLTQNFKDMGLTQEEMVTLSGAHTIGRSHCVSFSNRLYNFNSTMSQDPSLDPAYAAQLKQLCPQGSKDANLVVPMNPASPAITDEGYYTDILANRGLFTSDQTLLTNPTTATQVAQYGRNSFLWKTKFAFAMVKMGQIGVLTDTAGEIRANCRVINS; encoded by the exons ATGTTGATTAGAGCACTAATATTGTTGGTTCTATGTGAGTGCATGATGTTAGAAGCACAGCTTCAAGTGGGATTTTATGAAAATTCATGTAGTAAGGCTGAGTTCATAGTGAAACAAGAGGTTACAAAGGCCTTCTTTGAAGATAGGGGAGTGGCTGCTAGCCTTGTTCGCATGCATTTCCATGATTGCTTCGTTAGG GGGTGTGATGGATCAGTCCTGATCGAATCGACTCCATCAAACACAGCAGAGAAGGACTCACCAGTAAATAATCCGAGCCTTCGAGGTTTTGAAGTCATTGACAGTGCAAAGGCGAGGTTGGAATCCGTTTGTCCTGGAGTTGTTTCGTGTGCTGACATAGTCACATTTGCAGCCAGGGATAGCGTAGAGTTA ACTAGAGGATTTGGCTATGAAGTTCCAGCTGGTAGAAGAGATGGCAGAATTTCATTAGCTTCCGAGACACGAAGTTTGCCGTCTCCTGCATTCAACGTTGACCAGCTCACCCAAAATTTCAAAGATATGGGACTCACTCAAGAAGAAATGGTTACTCTATCGG GAGCACACACCATTGGTCGATCTCACTGCGTGTCCTTCAGTAACAGATTatacaacttcaactcaacAATGAGCCAGGATCCTAGTCTTGATCCTGCCTATGCAGCCCAGTTGAAGCAGCTTTGTCCACAAGGTAGCAAGGATGCAAATTTGGTGGTGCCAATGAACCCTGCAAGCCCAGCTATCACTGATGAAGGTTACTACACCGATATTCTGGCCAACAGGGGCTTGTTCACCTCCGATCAAACTCTACTCACTAATCCAACTACAGCTACCCAAGTAGCGCAATATGGCAGGAATTCATTCCTCTGGAAAACTAAATTTGCTTTTGCAATGGTGAAGATGGGCCAGATTGGTGTCTTGACAGACACTGCTGGTGAGATCCGAGCTAACTGTAGAGTCATCAACAGCTAA
- the LOC132056315 gene encoding nascent polypeptide-associated complex subunit alpha-like protein 2, translated as MPGPVIEELVAEKKLQDDEPIVEDVKEEDDHDDDLDDSDDDDDDDKEDGAQGGNSKQSRSEKKSRKAMLKLGMKPVTGVSRVTIKRTKNVLFFISKPDVFKSPNSETYVIFGEAKIEDLSSQLQTQAAQQFRMPDMGSVMAKPDVSASTAAEADEEEEEVDETGVEPRDIDLVMTQAGVSRGKAVKALKTHHGDIVSAIMELTT; from the exons ATGCCAGGTCCAGTCATCGAAGAACTCGTAGCCGAGAAGAAGCTACAGGATGATGAGCCTATAGTCGAGGACgtcaaagaagaagatgacCACGATGATGACCTCGACGATTCTGACGACGACGACGACGATGACAAGGAAGATGGCGCCCAAG GTGGTAATTCTAAGCAAAGCAGAAGTGAGAAGAAGAGTCGGAAAGCCATGTTGAAGCTTGGCATGAAACCTGTTACAGGGGTTAGCAGGGTCACTATTAAGAGGACCAAAAAT GTTCTATTTTTCATCTCAAAGCCAGATGTCTTCAAGAGCCCAAATTCTGAGACTTATGTCATATTTGGAGAGGCTAAGATAGAGGATTTGAGCTCACAGTTGCAGACACAGGCAGCTCAGCAGTTTAGGATGCCAGACATGGGATCTGTGATGGCCAAGCCAGATGTGTCTGCCTCTACTGCTGCTGAGGCAGATGAGGAGGAAGAAGAGGTTGATGAGACTGGTGTTGAACCACGGGACATTGATTTGGTCATGACACAAGCAGGAGTGTCCAGGGGCAAGGCAGTCAAGGCTCTGAAGACCCATCATGGTGACATAGTCAGTGCCATTATGGAGCTCAccacttaa